From Candidatus Delongbacteria bacterium, one genomic window encodes:
- a CDS encoding IS3 family transposase: MYILNDYLKWYNKKRIKMSLGAMSPVEYRKNLGLVV; encoded by the coding sequence ATATATATTTTAAATGATTATCTTAAATGGTATAATAAAAAAAGAATAAAGATGTCATTGGGCGCAATGAGTCCAGTAGAGTACAGAAAAAATCTTGGTTTGGTTGTTTAA